In one Paraburkholderia megapolitana genomic region, the following are encoded:
- the betA gene encoding choline dehydrogenase: MAANEYDYIVIGAGSAGNVLATRLTEERDVTVLLLEAGGPDYRFDFRTQMPAALAYPLQGRRYNWAYETDPEPHMNNRRMECGRGKGLGGSSLINGMCYIRGNALDYDGWAQRKGLGDWSYLDCLPYFRKAETRDVGANDYHGGDGPVHVTTSKPGANPLFEAMVEAGVQAGYPRTDDLNGYQQEGFGPMDRTVTAHGRRASTARGYLDQARQRPNLTIVTHATTDRILFSGKRANGVAYLHNGASVTVHARREVLLCGGAIASPQILQRSGVGPAAWLRELDIPVVLDLPGVGQNLQDHLEMYMQYACKEPVSLYPALLLRNQPAIGLEWLLKGTGIGASNHFEAGGFIRTRDDDLWPNIQYHFLPVAINYNGTNAIKMHGFQAHVGSMRSPSRGRVKLRSRNPHEHPSILFNYMAEALDWREFRDAIRITREIIAQPALGRFRGDELSPGARLQSDAEIDAFVRARAETAYHPSCSCAMGYDDMAVVDDEGRVHGIDGLRVVDASIMPLITTGNLNAPTIMIAEKIADRIRGRTALARSTARYFVANGAPARGIEVHKGAAETVHAT, from the coding sequence ATGGCAGCGAACGAATACGACTACATCGTCATCGGCGCGGGATCGGCGGGCAACGTGCTCGCGACGCGTCTGACCGAAGAACGCGACGTGACGGTGCTGCTGCTCGAAGCCGGCGGCCCCGACTACCGCTTCGACTTCCGCACACAGATGCCCGCGGCCCTCGCCTATCCGCTGCAGGGACGGCGCTACAACTGGGCGTACGAGACCGACCCGGAACCGCACATGAACAACCGCCGGATGGAATGCGGTCGCGGTAAGGGGTTGGGCGGATCGTCGCTGATCAACGGCATGTGCTACATCCGCGGCAATGCGCTCGACTACGACGGCTGGGCACAGCGTAAAGGACTCGGGGACTGGAGCTATCTCGACTGCCTGCCGTACTTCCGCAAAGCCGAAACCCGCGACGTCGGCGCAAACGACTATCACGGCGGCGACGGTCCGGTTCACGTCACCACCAGCAAGCCCGGCGCGAACCCGCTGTTCGAAGCGATGGTCGAGGCCGGTGTGCAGGCGGGCTATCCGCGCACCGACGATCTGAACGGTTACCAGCAGGAAGGCTTCGGCCCGATGGACCGCACGGTCACGGCGCACGGCCGTCGCGCGAGTACTGCGCGCGGCTACCTCGACCAGGCGCGGCAGCGGCCGAACCTGACGATCGTCACGCACGCCACTACCGACCGCATTCTCTTCAGCGGCAAGCGCGCCAACGGCGTGGCGTATCTGCACAACGGTGCGTCGGTCACCGTGCACGCGCGCCGCGAAGTGCTGCTGTGCGGTGGCGCGATCGCCTCACCACAGATCCTGCAGCGCTCGGGCGTCGGTCCGGCCGCATGGCTGCGCGAACTGGACATTCCAGTGGTGCTCGATCTGCCCGGCGTCGGACAGAATCTGCAGGACCACCTCGAGATGTACATGCAGTACGCGTGCAAGGAACCCGTATCGCTCTATCCGGCGCTGCTGCTGCGCAATCAGCCGGCAATCGGACTCGAGTGGCTGCTGAAAGGCACCGGTATCGGCGCGAGCAATCATTTCGAAGCGGGCGGTTTTATCCGCACGCGCGACGACGACCTGTGGCCGAACATCCAGTATCACTTCCTGCCGGTGGCGATCAACTACAACGGCACCAACGCGATCAAGATGCACGGATTCCAGGCGCACGTCGGCTCGATGCGTTCGCCGAGCCGCGGACGCGTGAAACTGCGTTCGCGCAATCCGCACGAACATCCGTCGATCCTCTTCAACTACATGGCCGAAGCGCTCGACTGGCGCGAGTTCCGCGACGCGATCCGGATTACGCGCGAGATCATTGCGCAGCCGGCGCTCGGCCGGTTTCGCGGCGATGAACTGAGCCCCGGTGCCAGGCTGCAGAGCGATGCGGAGATCGATGCATTCGTGCGTGCGCGTGCGGAAACGGCCTATCACCCTTCGTGCTCGTGTGCGATGGGCTATGACGACATGGCCGTGGTTGACGATGAGGGCCGCGTGCATGGGATCGACGGGTTGCGTGTAGTCGATGCGTCGATCATGCCGCTGATCACGACCGGCAACCTGAATGCACCGACCATCATGATCGCCGAGAAAATCGCCGACCGGATTCGTGGACGGACCGCGCTCGCGCGCTCGACTGCACGGTATTTCGTGGCAAACGGAGCACCGGCACGGGGCATCGAGGTACACAAGGGTGCAGCGGAGACCGTTCACGCGACGTGA
- the betB gene encoding betaine-aldehyde dehydrogenase, with translation MTSYGLQRLYIGGEYVDATSGETFETFDPATGAKLATVQQASAADIDRAVQSAREGQRAWAALTAMQRSRILRRAVELLRERNDVLAELEMRDTGKPIAETRSVDIVTGADVIEYYAGLATAIEGQQIPLRAESFVYTRREPLGVTAGIGAWNYPIQIACWKSAPALAAGNAMIFKPSEVTPLSASKLAEVYLEAGVPPGVFNVVQGDGRVGALLAGHEGVAKISFTGGVATGKKVMSLAGGSTLKEVTMELGGKSPLIVFEDADLDRAADIAVTANFFSSGQVCTNGTRVFVHQSVQKEFEARIVERVKRIRIGKPSDPTTNFGPLASAAQLDKVLGYIESGKREGARLVAGGARIVDGDYAQGQYVQPTVFADCRDDMQIVREEIFGPVMSLLSFADEEEVIARANDTIYGLGAGVVTENLSRAHRVIHRLEAGICWINTWGESPAEMPVGGYKQSGVGRENGITTLEHYTRIKSVQVELGKYQPVF, from the coding sequence ATGACCTCTTACGGCCTGCAACGTCTTTATATCGGCGGCGAATACGTCGATGCCACCAGCGGCGAGACCTTCGAGACCTTCGACCCCGCCACGGGCGCAAAGCTCGCCACCGTGCAGCAGGCGAGCGCAGCCGATATCGACCGCGCGGTGCAGTCGGCACGCGAAGGCCAGCGCGCGTGGGCCGCGCTTACCGCAATGCAGCGCTCGCGCATCCTGCGGCGCGCCGTCGAGTTGCTGCGCGAGCGCAACGACGTGCTCGCCGAACTGGAGATGCGCGACACCGGCAAACCGATCGCCGAAACGCGCTCGGTCGACATCGTGACGGGTGCCGACGTGATCGAGTACTACGCGGGTCTCGCCACTGCGATCGAGGGTCAGCAGATTCCGCTGCGCGCCGAATCGTTTGTCTATACGCGGCGCGAACCGCTCGGCGTCACCGCCGGCATCGGCGCATGGAACTACCCAATCCAGATCGCCTGCTGGAAATCGGCGCCGGCGCTCGCAGCCGGTAACGCGATGATCTTCAAACCGAGCGAAGTCACGCCGCTATCGGCATCCAAGCTTGCCGAAGTCTACCTCGAAGCCGGTGTACCGCCGGGCGTTTTCAATGTCGTGCAAGGCGACGGCCGGGTCGGCGCGCTGCTCGCGGGGCACGAAGGCGTCGCGAAGATTTCGTTTACCGGCGGCGTCGCCACGGGCAAGAAAGTGATGTCGCTGGCTGGTGGCTCGACGCTCAAGGAAGTGACGATGGAGCTCGGCGGCAAGTCGCCGCTGATCGTCTTCGAAGACGCCGATCTCGACCGCGCCGCCGATATCGCCGTCACCGCTAACTTCTTCAGCTCGGGTCAGGTGTGCACGAACGGCACGCGCGTGTTCGTGCATCAGTCGGTGCAGAAGGAATTCGAAGCGCGCATCGTCGAGCGTGTGAAGCGCATTCGCATTGGCAAGCCGTCCGATCCCACCACCAACTTCGGCCCGCTCGCGAGCGCCGCGCAACTCGACAAGGTGCTCGGCTACATCGAAAGCGGCAAGCGCGAAGGCGCACGGCTCGTGGCCGGCGGTGCGCGGATCGTCGACGGCGATTACGCGCAGGGCCAGTACGTGCAACCGACCGTGTTCGCCGATTGCCGCGACGACATGCAGATCGTGCGCGAAGAAATCTTTGGGCCCGTGATGAGCTTGCTGAGTTTCGCCGACGAAGAAGAAGTCATCGCGCGCGCCAACGACACGATCTACGGCCTCGGAGCCGGCGTCGTCACCGAGAACCTCTCGCGTGCGCATCGCGTGATTCACCGTCTCGAAGCCGGCATCTGCTGGATCAACACGTGGGGTGAATCGCCGGCGGAAATGCCGGTGGGCGGCTACAAGCAATCGGGCGTCGGCCGCGAGAACGGCATCACGACGCTCGAGCACTACACGCGTATCAAGTCGGTTCAGGTGGAACTCGGCAAGTATCAACCGGTGTTTTGA